A window of Hevea brasiliensis isolate MT/VB/25A 57/8 chromosome 14, ASM3005281v1, whole genome shotgun sequence contains these coding sequences:
- the LOC110656811 gene encoding uncharacterized protein LOC110656811, producing MAFHVACPITCRRICFCSLGFPRDLHSEKSKAEFLLQVSTIEEFLKDPLGIRDSKEVSTVQVLVPKVEPVPAVPALPFGVVAAGDGGGGGGGGGGDDLGEEASVQSKRVALQKKAAAAMVAAEDYARRFESGDMAVASKDTAGDEQGLSNANIMCRMCFLGETEGSERARRMLSCKSCGKKYHRSCLKAWAQHRDLFHWSSWTCPSCRICEICRRTGDPNKFMFCKRCDGAYHCYCQHPPHKNVSSGPYLCPKHTRCHSCGSSVPGNGLSVRWFLGYTCCDACGRLFVKGNYCPVCLKVYRDSESTPMVCCDICQRWVHCSCDGISDEKYLQFQVDGNLQYKCATCRGECYQVKDLEDAVQELWRRRDKADQGLIASLRAAAGLPTEEDIFSISPYSDDEENGPLTLKNEFRRSLKLSLKGLVDKSPKKSKEHGKKSSSKKTTEKKSSQMSSISKTELHQHDVRSFGHSLDENNNDDSDSHKKGGVYSSPVAGIVNHAEGICSVNQTVVLKHKFVDEVMISDGEKTSRIVKIKSNKSRDMNSGDDTEEQANKMKAVKAKKLVINLGARKINVTNSPRSDASSCQRDQDLTTSNGSEDAGQQGMSDRFEGDRHEGTAVFGDGDTVDHSSQVRSLKFPRREGNFIKFGKVKSETSNLNPKFDRVSADGYETIRLEHTSALSGKRGIDSSGTAIGPVGEVSALRSNKVSLGKQPEVRPETYAESNDDSSDTPILQSLPKDSKFSLKLKIKKPNLLNQYSRKPPPEEEKSSIRGQRSKRRRPSSLMEKTLFNEGEDATQSHRDSEMMEASWILKKLGKDAIGKRVEVHQPSDNSWHKGAVSDMIECTSTLSVTLDDGRVKTLELGKQAVRFVPQKQKRSKT from the exons ATGGCCTTTCACGTAGCTTGCCCAATTACATG TCGCCGGATTTGCTTCTGCTCGCTAGGGTTTCCGCGGGATCTTCACAGCGAGAAATCCAAGGCTGAGTTCCTGCTTCAGGTCTCGACAATCGAGGAGTTTTTGAAGGATCCTTTGGGAATTAGGGATTCTAAGGAGGTGTCTACTGTTCAGGTCCTTGTTCCTAAGGTTGAACCGGTTCCGGCTGTCCCTGCGCTGCCTTTTGGTGTTGTTGCGGCTGGAgatggaggaggtggaggtggaggtggcggaGGTGATGATTTGGGAGAGGAGGCATCGGTTCAGAGTAAGCGTGTTGCTCTTCAGAAAAAGGCTGCTGCTGCTATGGTTGCTGCTGAGGATTATGCCCGCCGGTTTGAGTCTGGTGATATGGCG GTTGCCTCAAAAGATACTGCTGGAGATGAGCAAGGTCTGTCTAACGCGAATATAATGTGCCGAATGTGCTTTTTGGGTGAAACTGAAGGAAGTGAGAGGGCAAGGAGGATGCTTTCCTGCAAAAGTTGTGGCAAGAAGTACCATAGAAGCTGTTTGAAAGCATGGGCTCAACATAGAG ATTTATTTCACTGGAGTTCATGGACCTGTCCATCTTGCAGAATCTGTGAG ATATGCCGAAGAACTGGGGATCCAAATAAGTTTATGTTTTGCAAAAGGTGTGATGGTGCATACCATTGTTACTGCCAACACCCTCCACACAAG AATGTGAGTTCTGGACCATATTTATGCCCTAAACATACAAGGTGTCACAGCTGTGGATCTTCTGTTCCTGGAAATGGTCTAAGTGTGAG GTGGTTTCTGGGATACACTTGCTGTGATGCTTGTGGAAGATTGTTTGTGAAGGGAAATTATTGTCCTGTTTGTTTAAAG GTTTATAGAGATTCAGAGTCAACTCCAATGGTTTGCTGTGATATTTGCCAGCGGTGGGTGCACTGCAGTTGTGATGGGATTAG tgatgaaaaatatctgcAATTTCAAGTGGATGGAAATCTCCAGTACAAATGTGCCACATGTCGAGGAGAGTGTTACCAG GTAAAGGACCTTGAAGATGCTGTTCAAGAGCTATGGAGGAGACGTGATAAAGCTGATCAAGGTTTAATTGCAAGCTTGAGGGCTGCTGCAGGGTTGCCAACTGAAGAAGATATATTTTCTATTTCACCTTATTCAGATGATGAGGAAAATGGTCCATTGACGCTAAAGAATGAATTTAGACGTTCTCTGAAGCTCTCTCTCAAAGGGTTAGTTGATAAGTCACCAAAAAAGAGCAAGGAACATGGAAAGAAATCTTCAAGTAAGAAAACTACCGAGAAAAAGAGTTCTCAGATGTCTTCAATTAGCAAGACAGAACTACATCAGCATGATGTTCGATCTTTTGGACACAGCTTGGATGAAAACAATAATGATGACAGTGATTCTCATAAAAAGGGAGGTGTATATTCTTCCCCTGTGGCAGGAATTGTGAACCATGCTGAAGGAATTTGTTCCGTTAATCAGACAGTTGTTTTGAAACACAAGTTTGTAGATGAAGTGATGATAAGTGATGGAGAGAAGACATCTAGAATTGTCAAGATTAAGAGTAACAAGTCTCGTGATATGAATAGTGGGGATGATACTGAAGAGCAGGCTAACAAGATGAAAGCTGTGAAGGCAAAGAAGTTGGTTATAAATCTAGGTGcgcgaaaaataaatgtaactaattCACCAAGATCTGATGCTTCAAGCTGCCAAAGGGATCAAGATTTGACAACTTCCAATG GTAGTGAAGATGCAGGCCAACAAGGAATGAGTGATAGGTTTGAGGGGGATAGACATGAAGGCACTGCTGTATTTGGTGATG GTGATACAGTTGATCACTCTAGCCAAGTAAGAAGTTTGAAGTTTCCACGAAGAGAAGGAAATTTTATTAAGTTTGGAAAAGTGAAATCTGAAACTTCCAACTTAAATCCCAAATTTGACAGAGTGAGTGCAGATGGGTATGAAACCATTCGTTTAGAACATACAAGTGCTTTGTCTGGTAAAAGAGGCATTGATTCAAGTGGGACTGCAATTGGGCCTGTAGGTGAAGTCTCTGCTTTAAGAAGCAACAAGGTATCTTTAGGGAAGCAACCAGAAGTCAGACCTGAGACATATGCCGAAAGCAATGATGATTCTAGTGATACTCCTATTTTGCAATCACTGCCAAAAGATTCCAAATTTTCATTGAAGTTAAAGATTAAAAAACCTAATCTTCTAAACCAGTATTCTCGAAAGCCTCCACCTGAGGAAGAAAAGAGTTCCATAAGGGGCCAAAGGTCAAAAAGAAGGAGACCAtcaagcttgatggagaaaacaCTTTTTAACGAAGGTGAAGATGCTACACAGTCGCATCGAGACAGTGAGATGATGGAAGCTAGTTGGATATTGAAAAAGTTGGGTAAAGATGCAATTGGAAAGAGAGTTGAAGTTCATCAGCCATCTGACAATTCATG GCATAAAGGAGCTGTCTCCGACATGATTGAATGCACATCAACATTATCTGTTACACTGGATGACGGCAGAGTAAAAACATTGGAACTGGGGAAGCAAGCAGTTCGCTTTGTTCCTCAAAAGCAAAAGAGGTCAAAAACATGA